In Williamsoniiplasma luminosum, the genomic stretch TGGAGTTCTAAAAGCAATCGAAATCATTCAGTAAAATGGGAAGATGACGATGATTGCCATAATCGCTAAGAAAATAGTTCTAACAGCCATCATTCCAAGTTTTGATTTTAAGTTATTCCCAGTCATTGAGGCTGTAAATTCTTTTTTTCGGTTGATCATTTTAATATATGAATAATGCCTGATTTGAATGTATTTTCTTCTTCAAGAAAGACCAATAAGCATCTGAAAAATAATTAAATGTCGAACGAATCAAGATGAAGCATTTTTCTTCTTCTCTTCTAAAATTCTTTTGCGTTCTTCAAAATCTGTTGTAGCAGCTTCATAATCATTTTTTCTTTTGGCTAATTTATTGGCTGTACTAATAGAGTCAAGTTCATTTGTTAGTGCCTCATTATTGTTTTGTATTGATTTCATAACTCCTCCTATCTATATCTCTTATTTAGCATTTTTGTAATTTGTCTATTGATGATTGTGACGGCTAAAATGATTGCTAAAAGAATAATTGATGCCGCCCCAGCCATTTGATTGGATTGAATTCCCCCAGCTCCGGTTGTACGGTCATAAATTCAAAAAACAATAGTTTGAGCGTTGACTGATTCAGCTTTCTTTTCAGAACCAAACAATCCTAAAGGCAATGCCTTAAAGGAACCAATGATTCCAACGGTGACTAAGTAAATAATTGTTGGAACTATTTGGGGAATGCTTACTCTTCAAAACTGTTTTCATTTTTTCATTCCATCAACACTTGCAGCAGAATAATATTGTGTATTAATACGCATAAATGCTGTTGTTAACATCACGATTTGGAATGGTAATGATCTTCAAATTCCAAAAATGAAAACAGTCACAATCGCATATTTTGGGTCTTCTAATCAAGATATTGGTTTAATTCCAAAAGCGCCTAAGAGTTTATTAAAAATACCTGCATCATTTGAACTGAACATAAAGGCAAAAGCCATCGCCACAGCCATTGCACTTGTTACATAAGGTAAGAAAAAGATCCCTTGTAAAAATGAAAACATTCTTTTGCTTAATAATGCTGATAAGGCTTTTGCCACACCGATTGAAAAGATCAATCCAATTGGAACAACAAATGCCACATACATTAATGAATTAATTAAAGCCCTTTGAAATGTTTCATCACGAGCAACAGCTGTAAAAACATCGAAAGTAAATTCTCATTTAATGTCTAAAGGGAATTTATTAAATCCATTTTTAAAAACAATAAAAGCTGAAAAGAAAATGAATAAAGCGATGAACGCCAAGGCTGGTGTTATTCAAATCAACTGGATTAAAGCATTGTCATCTTTTTTGCTCATTTTCTTTGATTTCATTTTTGACTTCATCGAAGTTAAGCGAGTTTTAAAACTCTTGTTAACTTGGGTGGTTGAAAGCGGTTGTTCAACCACCACAACCACTTTTTGATCGGGGTTAATTTTGTCATTTAAATTTGTAATTGCCATGTTAAATTACCTCAACCAATTTTCCCTCATCTTCAATATCAAAAATATAAATATTGCCTTTGATTGCATTTAATTCAATATCTTGATTATTTGTTGATGAAATATTTTTCACATCATAAATCACACGAATTTCTTGGTTGTTAAATTTTAAAACAGCTTTGATATACTCGCTTCGTCCTAATTTTTCGATGTTATCAATTGTTGCTTGCAGAACTTTTGAATTAGCTTTTTCAATTTTAGTTTTTGAATTTGCTAATTCAAAATGTTCTGGTCTAATCCCCATAATTACTTCTTTATTAAAGTAAGTTTTATTTTGGATTTGCCCAAATGAGACACCACCAAATGTTACATTTCCAAGTTTATCAACTTTAGTTTTTTCAATGAAGTTCATTGAAGGAGTTCCGATGAAGTTAGCAACAAAAACGTTTTCTGGTTTTTTATAAATTTCCATCGGTTTACCACTTTGTTGTAATTGACCTTTACTCATAACAAAAATTTTATCAGAAATACTCATTGCTTCTTCTTGATCATGAGTAACAAAAATGGTGGTAATTCCTGTTGATTTTTGGAATTTTTTAATTCATTCACGAGTTGATGAACGTAGTTTTGCATCAAGATTTGATAATGGTTCATCCAATAAAAGAACTTTTGGTTTTTTAACAATTGCTCTGGCAATTGAGACACGTTGTTGTTGTCCACCAGATAGTTCATATGGTTTTTTGTGCAATTGATTTACAATTTCCACTTTTTCAGCCACTTCTAAAACAGCACTCTTAACTTCTTGTCGGAAGTGTTTCTTTTGTTCATATAATTCTTTATGTTTTTCAGCAATCTCAACTTTTTGGTCTTCAATCAAAGCGATTGATTCAAGAATTTTAGCTCACATTTTTTCAAGTGCCTTTTGCTCTTTTTGGTTATTTTCCATCAAGGCAACAACCGCTTCTTGGAATTGGCGAGTTCAGTCATTGAATTCATTTTCTTGTTTTTGGAAGATGCTTGTTTTTGTTTGATCATCCACTAATCATTGAAGTGGTTTTCCATGCAATTTTCAAAATTTAATGATTGATTTAATCTCACTTTCCAATAATGTTTTATTAGATTTGACAGATTCATTGATACTTTTAATTTTTGATTTAGAAATTTCCAAAGATTCAATTTCAACATATTTTTGAGTTTGTGAAATTACTAAATCAAGATTAAATGCTTTATCTCAATCTGCTAAAGTCGCTTTTACTGACCCAATATTTGCATTTAAACTTTCAAAAAAGCTATTAAATAAATTGTATTTTTGGGTTTCAACAAAGGCACGTGCTTGATCAAATCAAATGGTAAATAAACGAGATCTATAAGCATTTAATTCTTTAGTTCCATAAACGCTGATTGCGTTTGTATCTGAAATTTTTTGGATTTCTTTGAGTTTTACTTGTTGCAATTTATCAAATTTGTCTTCAATATCATTCAATAATTTAAGAATGTTTTTTGAGATTTCTTCTTGGAATTTTGATGTTTTTGTTGATGAACCAAAAAACTTTAAATTTTGCATTTGCAATTTAATTAACTTATTATGTCTGATAATTTCTTGTTTAAATTTTTTATTTTCATAAAGCGGAAAAGCAATATTTTGGAAAACAGATAAATGTGGATATAGTGCATAATTTTGAAAAACCAAACCAATATTTCTCTTTTGTGGAGAACGTTGAGTTACATCAACACCATCAAAAATAATTTGTCCTTGGCTGGTTTGAACCAAGCCAGCAATAGCATTTAGGGTTGTTGTTTTACCACAACCAGATGGTCCTAAAAGTGATACCAATTCACCTGTTTCTATTGATAGTGAAATATCATTAACTGCAATTGATTCTCCATAATCAATTACGATGTTTCTTAATTTAATACTCATTTATTTGCTCTCTTTCTTTTCAAGTTGTGATTCTAATTCAAGTTTTCCATCCACTGGATACATGTTTCGAATTGAAACTTCAATTTTTTTCATATTATCAGTTGATCAAAAGTTTTCTTTTGTCATATTGGTTTCAGGTTCTGCTCCAGTTACACGGTATTTTTGATGGATTCAAGGAACTATTACCTGGAATCTCATTAGATCTCCAAATGGTGATGGGATTTGTGTTCAAAATTTAAACTTACCATCAACAACACCCAGAACAAATTCTTTT encodes the following:
- a CDS encoding carbohydrate ABC transporter permease → MAITNLNDKINPDQKVVVVVEQPLSTTQVNKSFKTRLTSMKSKMKSKKMSKKDDNALIQLIWITPALAFIALFIFFSAFIVFKNGFNKFPLDIKWEFTFDVFTAVARDETFQRALINSLMYVAFVVPIGLIFSIGVAKALSALLSKRMFSFLQGIFFLPYVTSAMAVAMAFAFMFSSNDAGIFNKLLGAFGIKPISWLEDPKYAIVTVFIFGIWRSLPFQIVMLTTAFMRINTQYYSAASVDGMKKWKQFWRVSIPQIVPTIIYLVTVGIIGSFKALPLGLFGSEKKAESVNAQTIVFWIYDRTTGAGGIQSNQMAGAASIILLAIILAVTIINRQITKMLNKRYR
- a CDS encoding ATP-binding cassette domain-containing protein; this encodes MSIKLRNIVIDYGESIAVNDISLSIETGELVSLLGPSGCGKTTTLNAIAGLVQTSQGQIIFDGVDVTQRSPQKRNIGLVFQNYALYPHLSVFQNIAFPLYENKKFKQEIIRHNKLIKLQMQNLKFFGSSTKTSKFQEEISKNILKLLNDIEDKFDKLQQVKLKEIQKISDTNAISVYGTKELNAYRSRLFTIWFDQARAFVETQKYNLFNSFFESLNANIGSVKATLADWDKAFNLDLVISQTQKYVEIESLEISKSKIKSINESVKSNKTLLESEIKSIIKFWKLHGKPLQWLVDDQTKTSIFQKQENEFNDWTRQFQEAVVALMENNQKEQKALEKMWAKILESIALIEDQKVEIAEKHKELYEQKKHFRQEVKSAVLEVAEKVEIVNQLHKKPYELSGGQQQRVSIARAIVKKPKVLLLDEPLSNLDAKLRSSTREWIKKFQKSTGITTIFVTHDQEEAMSISDKIFVMSKGQLQQSGKPMEIYKKPENVFVANFIGTPSMNFIEKTKVDKLGNVTFGGVSFGQIQNKTYFNKEVIMGIRPEHFELANSKTKIEKANSKVLQATIDNIEKLGRSEYIKAVLKFNNQEIRVIYDVKNISSTNNQDIELNAIKGNIYIFDIEDEGKLVEVI